The following proteins come from a genomic window of Deinococcus sp. KSM4-11:
- a CDS encoding DedA family protein, with the protein MFDLPHLIQSVSYAGIFGLVFAESGLLVGFFLPGDSLLITAGLLARQGTLHLLPLMLAAVAGAVIGDSVGYAIGRQFGPGVFSRPGSRVFKPEFVERTRAFFARHGSRALIMARFVPVVRTAAPTLAGVGNMPYPQFLAYNAVGGLLWALAVPLLGYALGSVIPNLDRYILLMVGAVVVLSFIPVALEVRRGQAGQ; encoded by the coding sequence ATGTTCGACCTCCCCCACCTGATCCAGAGCGTGTCCTACGCTGGAATCTTCGGCCTGGTCTTCGCCGAGTCCGGCCTGCTGGTCGGCTTTTTTCTGCCTGGCGACAGTCTGCTGATCACGGCAGGCCTGCTCGCCCGGCAGGGCACCCTGCACCTGCTTCCGCTGATGCTGGCCGCCGTGGCGGGCGCGGTGATCGGAGATTCGGTGGGCTACGCGATCGGCCGCCAGTTCGGGCCAGGGGTGTTCAGCCGCCCGGGAAGCCGCGTCTTCAAGCCGGAGTTCGTGGAACGCACCCGCGCGTTCTTTGCCCGGCACGGCAGCAGGGCGCTGATCATGGCCCGCTTCGTCCCGGTCGTGCGGACGGCGGCGCCCACCCTGGCGGGCGTGGGCAACATGCCCTACCCGCAGTTCCTGGCGTACAACGCCGTGGGTGGCCTGCTGTGGGCGCTGGCCGTCCCGCTGCTGGGCTACGCGCTGGGCAGCGTGATCCCCAACCTCGACCGGTACATCCTGCTGATGGTGGGCGCGGTGGTCGTCCTGAGTTTCATTCCAGTCGCGCTCGAAGTGCGCCGTGGGCAGGCTGGGCAGTGA
- a CDS encoding ABC transporter substrate-binding protein: MLKRPTPPLALALVTLALIGSAAAAPKKFTGYSALGVVDGKSGGTYTLALGDSPQSLNYYGAIDNNLGLIAQQLFDGLVEFNLSTYKIEPALAESWTISPDGKVYTFKLRQGVKWSDGQTFNADDVIFTYKNLVANPETRAGDAGNFTLGGQPVTFTKVDDYTVRFTLPRPAPAFLLQQRYFIMPQHKLLKMSIDGGAKPADINNAWPTNVAPSEVVGTGPFKLDSYTSGQKVTLVRNPNYWKVDGKGQKLPYLDKLDFLVIRDPQAQLAQFLAGNLDQLNSNGAQFPDLKQKEVAGGNFKVNRFTALFGSPPFVAYNFDDKDPAVAKVFSDVRFRRAMQSAVNRPRIIDTVYNGLASLPGHGVAPANKAFYVNTTRQLGSFDLAAAGAALDALGLSKKNAAGTRLLPNGKPLEFDLTYGTDSAVYPPIATILQSDFAKIGVKVNLRGILSSKLLSTGLAGDYDMILHAFGDQPDPELRRPIWEPGGSLYYWHRSLQPAKDGETPNIAKMAPWEKEIYNIFESAAVTPSASERKALYTRWQLLFAQNLPVTPIAKPENIGAVSNKFGNYVYNLGVIPGYNPVPLIYQK; the protein is encoded by the coding sequence ATGTTGAAGCGTCCCACTCCCCCCCTGGCCCTGGCCCTCGTCACCCTCGCGCTGATCGGCAGCGCCGCCGCCGCGCCCAAGAAGTTCACCGGCTACAGCGCCCTGGGCGTCGTCGACGGCAAGTCCGGCGGCACCTACACCCTGGCCCTCGGCGACAGTCCGCAGAGCCTGAACTACTACGGCGCGATCGACAACAACCTTGGCCTGATCGCCCAGCAGCTGTTCGACGGCCTGGTCGAGTTCAACCTCTCCACCTACAAGATCGAGCCCGCACTGGCCGAGAGCTGGACGATCAGCCCGGACGGCAAGGTGTACACCTTCAAACTGCGTCAGGGCGTGAAGTGGAGCGACGGCCAGACCTTCAACGCCGACGACGTGATCTTCACGTACAAGAACCTCGTGGCGAACCCCGAGACGCGCGCCGGGGACGCCGGGAACTTCACGCTCGGCGGCCAGCCCGTGACCTTCACCAAGGTCGACGACTACACCGTGCGCTTCACCCTGCCGCGCCCGGCCCCCGCCTTCCTGCTGCAGCAGCGCTACTTCATCATGCCGCAGCACAAGCTGCTCAAGATGTCCATCGACGGCGGCGCCAAGCCCGCCGACATCAACAACGCGTGGCCGACCAACGTCGCCCCCAGCGAGGTCGTGGGCACCGGGCCCTTCAAGCTCGACTCGTACACCAGCGGCCAGAAGGTCACGCTCGTGCGCAACCCCAACTACTGGAAGGTGGACGGCAAGGGCCAGAAGCTGCCGTACCTGGACAAACTCGACTTCCTGGTCATCCGCGATCCGCAGGCCCAGCTCGCACAGTTCCTTGCCGGGAACCTCGACCAGCTGAATTCCAACGGCGCGCAGTTCCCGGATCTCAAGCAGAAGGAAGTGGCGGGCGGGAACTTCAAGGTGAACCGCTTCACGGCCCTGTTCGGCAGCCCGCCCTTCGTGGCGTACAACTTCGACGACAAGGATCCGGCCGTGGCGAAGGTCTTCAGTGACGTGCGCTTCCGCCGCGCCATGCAGTCCGCCGTGAACCGGCCCCGCATCATCGACACGGTGTACAACGGCCTCGCCAGCCTGCCCGGTCACGGCGTCGCGCCCGCCAACAAGGCCTTCTATGTCAACACCACCCGCCAGCTCGGCAGCTTCGACCTGGCCGCGGCGGGCGCAGCGCTGGACGCCCTGGGCCTGAGCAAGAAGAATGCCGCCGGCACGCGCCTGCTGCCGAACGGCAAACCCCTGGAGTTCGACCTGACCTACGGCACGGACTCTGCCGTGTACCCGCCCATCGCCACCATCCTGCAGAGCGACTTCGCGAAGATCGGCGTGAAGGTTAACCTCCGCGGCATCCTGAGCAGCAAACTGCTCTCGACCGGTCTGGCGGGCGATTACGACATGATCCTGCACGCCTTCGGTGACCAGCCCGATCCGGAACTGCGCCGCCCCATCTGGGAGCCCGGCGGCAGCCTGTACTACTGGCACCGTTCGCTCCAGCCTGCCAAGGACGGCGAGACGCCCAACATTGCCAAGATGGCCCCCTGGGAAAAGGAGATCTACAACATCTTCGAGTCGGCAGCGGTCACGCCCAGCGCCAGCGAACGCAAGGCCCTGTACACCCGCTGGCAGCTGCTGTTCGCACAGAACCTGCCGGTCACGCCGATCGCTAAGCCCGAGAACATCGGCGCG
- a CDS encoding GntR family transcriptional regulator — protein MTDHWSLPIDAASATPVYVQVAQQLQRRIENGDLRRGSALPAERDFAAQLGISRVTVRQALALLEKQGLLLRKHGSGTFVTPPVRRGEMPSRPLGLLSSFSEDVRSRGQRPGGRVLSFERGRPTAHEALSLALSPTESVYRVRRLRTANDEPLAIEESTLPAGLVGTLTAAHVTDTSLYLLLRTRNLEPSRGIRHLRAINADLTLAGQLGVPVGAALVSTERVSWTAEGVPVEYARAQYRGDRFDFVMELHGDSDS, from the coding sequence ATGACCGACCACTGGTCCCTCCCGATCGACGCGGCGAGCGCCACGCCGGTGTACGTGCAGGTGGCGCAGCAGCTCCAGCGGCGCATCGAGAACGGCGACCTGCGCCGGGGGAGTGCCCTGCCTGCCGAACGTGACTTCGCGGCGCAGCTGGGCATCTCCCGCGTCACCGTGCGCCAGGCGCTGGCCCTGCTGGAAAAACAGGGCCTGCTGCTGCGCAAGCACGGCAGCGGCACCTTCGTCACGCCGCCCGTGCGGCGCGGAGAGATGCCCAGCCGGCCGCTGGGCCTGCTGTCGTCCTTCAGCGAGGACGTCCGGTCGCGCGGCCAGCGGCCCGGTGGGCGCGTCCTGAGTTTCGAGCGGGGGCGTCCCACCGCGCACGAGGCCCTGAGCCTGGCCCTCTCGCCCACCGAGTCCGTCTACCGCGTGCGGCGGCTGCGGACGGCGAACGACGAGCCCCTGGCCATCGAGGAAAGTACCCTGCCGGCCGGTCTGGTCGGCACCCTGACGGCCGCGCACGTGACCGACACCAGCCTCTACTTGCTGCTGCGCACGCGGAACCTGGAGCCCAGCCGGGGCATCCGGCACCTGCGGGCGATCAATGCTGATCTCACCCTGGCCGGTCAGCTGGGGGTTCCGGTCGGGGCGGCGCTGGTCTCCACCGAGCGCGTGTCTTGGACTGCCGAGGGTGTGCCCGTCGAGTACGCCCGCGCCCAGTATCGTGGCGACCGCTTCGACTTCGTGATGGAACTCCACGGAGACAGTGACAGCTGA
- a CDS encoding glycosidase yields MSLPGRKRSPVLFRRTDDNPILTAAQWPYPANSVFNAGATRLQDGTTLLLCRVEDFRGLSHLTAARSRDGVSAWQIDHHPTLAPHPDHPEEEWGVEDPRITWLPDEGRYAVLYTAYSHNGPGVALALTDDFVTFERRGIIFPPEDKDAALFPRRFGDHWAAIHRPVTSTSANMNLSFSANLYHFGNTRTILEARQGAWWDANKVGLSAPPIETEEGWLVIYHGVKRTGSGVLYRNGLALFDLNHPERLIRRSDPWCFGPRDLAERVGDVDNVVFPCGTTLQDDGDTLHVYYGQADTSIGLATASIRQLLDWLRENSTMQAAPPLEALPADD; encoded by the coding sequence ATGTCACTTCCAGGCCGCAAGCGCTCGCCGGTGCTGTTTCGTCGCACGGACGACAACCCCATCCTCACCGCTGCCCAGTGGCCCTACCCGGCGAACTCGGTCTTCAATGCCGGCGCGACCCGCCTGCAGGACGGCACCACGCTGCTGCTGTGCCGCGTGGAGGACTTCCGTGGGCTGTCGCACCTGACGGCCGCCCGCTCCCGCGACGGCGTGAGCGCGTGGCAGATCGACCACCACCCGACCCTGGCCCCACACCCGGATCACCCGGAGGAGGAGTGGGGGGTCGAGGATCCCCGGATCACCTGGCTGCCCGACGAGGGCCGCTACGCCGTGCTGTACACCGCGTACAGCCACAACGGCCCCGGCGTGGCGCTGGCACTCACCGACGACTTCGTGACCTTCGAGCGGCGCGGCATCATCTTTCCACCCGAGGACAAGGACGCCGCGCTCTTTCCCCGCCGGTTCGGGGATCACTGGGCCGCCATCCACCGGCCGGTGACCAGCACGAGCGCCAACATGAACCTGTCGTTCAGCGCGAACCTGTACCACTTCGGCAACACCCGCACCATCCTCGAGGCCCGGCAGGGCGCGTGGTGGGACGCGAACAAGGTGGGCCTCTCCGCGCCGCCCATCGAAACGGAAGAGGGCTGGTTGGTCATCTACCACGGTGTCAAGCGCACCGGGAGCGGCGTGCTGTACCGCAACGGGCTGGCGCTGTTCGACCTCAACCACCCGGAGCGTCTGATCCGCCGGAGCGATCCCTGGTGCTTCGGGCCGCGCGACCTGGCCGAACGCGTCGGTGATGTCGACAATGTCGTGTTCCCCTGTGGCACCACGCTGCAGGACGACGGCGACACGCTGCACGTGTACTACGGGCAGGCGGACACCAGCATCGGCCTGGCGACCGCCAGCATCCGGCAACTGCTGGACTGGTTGCGGGAGAATTCCACCATGCAGGCCGCGCCCCCCCTCGAGGCGCTGCCCGCCGACGACTGA
- a CDS encoding glycosyltransferase family 4 protein — protein MTIRRVLLLGNHTPRQCGIATFTADLADALLAAQPALDVVVVAMDDGHVQQYPERVALTIPQGDPEAYQRAAETINDLNVDVVCVQHEFGIYGGPAGSYLLTLLRGLDVPVITTLHTVLETYSPEQRAVIEELAVLSERLVVMSARAVDFLTAQGIPAGKIEFIHHGMPLLDFDREEQKAELGLAGHEVILTFGLLSPNKGLENAIRALPDVVATHTNVTYLVLGATHPHLREREGEAYREGLMALAASLGVAEHVRFENRFATLDELGRYIAAADIYLTPYLNREQITSGTLAYALGNGKAVISTPYWHAEELLADDRGVLVPFHDTPALTAALLGLLDDPQRRAALEARARAYGQGMTWPAIGAQYLQVFAETGRAVTLTQPLPALPTVTLRHVAALSDDTGVFQHATFTLANPHEGYTTDDNARALMLAAACPDDPHAPLLARRALTFLHGALDGDGYFRNFMSYDRRWLEARGSENAQARAVRALVVAARDLREPGLRGAAQELLAHAWTAIGQLDSPRAQALALMALADQRLAGGPNPDRDDVAHRYAMNLRRLHGAHARPDWPWFEPYLSYSNAKLSHGLLAYGRAYAAPGDIALGLETLAWLEGVQTGPHGTFWPVGSERVYRSGEARPLWDGQPIEVYATVAADLEAYAVTSDERWLDLARRAVNWLLGVNPLRQPLLNPASGGCRDGLHRDRLNMNEGAESTLALWQSVADLRAAQLTPSAGTLTGD, from the coding sequence ATGACTATCCGACGTGTCCTGCTCCTGGGAAACCACACGCCGCGCCAGTGCGGTATCGCCACCTTCACAGCCGATCTCGCCGATGCCCTCCTGGCGGCCCAACCGGCACTGGACGTCGTCGTCGTCGCCATGGACGACGGCCATGTCCAGCAGTACCCGGAACGTGTGGCCCTCACGATTCCGCAGGGTGATCCCGAGGCCTACCAGCGCGCCGCCGAGACCATCAACGACCTGAACGTGGACGTCGTGTGCGTTCAGCACGAGTTCGGTATCTACGGCGGCCCGGCCGGTAGTTACCTGCTCACGCTGCTGCGCGGCCTGGACGTACCGGTCATCACGACCCTGCACACGGTGCTTGAAACGTACTCGCCCGAGCAGCGTGCGGTCATCGAGGAACTCGCGGTGCTGAGCGAGCGCCTCGTCGTGATGAGTGCGCGGGCCGTGGATTTCCTGACCGCCCAGGGCATCCCCGCCGGCAAGATCGAGTTTATCCACCACGGTATGCCCCTGCTGGACTTCGACCGGGAGGAGCAGAAGGCCGAGCTCGGGCTGGCTGGCCACGAGGTCATCCTCACCTTCGGCCTGCTCTCCCCGAACAAGGGTCTGGAAAACGCGATCCGGGCCCTGCCCGACGTCGTTGCCACCCATACGAACGTCACGTATCTGGTGCTGGGCGCCACCCATCCGCATCTGCGGGAGCGGGAAGGCGAGGCGTACCGCGAGGGCCTGATGGCGCTGGCCGCGTCACTCGGCGTGGCGGAGCACGTGCGCTTCGAGAACCGGTTCGCCACCCTGGACGAGCTGGGCCGCTACATTGCGGCGGCCGACATCTACCTCACGCCCTACCTGAACCGCGAGCAGATCACGTCCGGCACCCTGGCGTACGCGCTCGGCAACGGCAAGGCCGTCATCAGCACGCCGTACTGGCATGCCGAGGAACTGCTGGCCGACGACCGGGGCGTCCTCGTGCCCTTCCACGACACGCCGGCCCTCACGGCCGCGCTGCTGGGCCTGCTGGACGACCCGCAGCGGCGCGCCGCGCTGGAAGCCCGTGCCCGCGCCTACGGCCAGGGCATGACCTGGCCGGCCATCGGCGCACAGTACCTGCAGGTGTTCGCGGAAACGGGTCGCGCGGTCACGCTCACGCAGCCGCTGCCTGCGCTGCCAACCGTGACGCTGAGGCATGTGGCGGCCCTGTCGGACGACACCGGGGTGTTCCAGCACGCGACCTTCACGCTGGCCAACCCCCACGAGGGCTACACCACCGACGACAACGCCCGCGCCCTGATGCTGGCCGCCGCCTGCCCGGACGACCCGCACGCGCCGCTGCTCGCCCGGCGCGCCCTGACCTTCCTGCACGGAGCGCTGGATGGGGACGGGTACTTCCGGAACTTCATGTCATACGACCGCCGCTGGCTGGAAGCGCGCGGATCCGAGAACGCCCAGGCCCGAGCCGTGCGCGCCCTGGTCGTCGCGGCGCGTGACCTGAGGGAACCCGGTCTGCGCGGAGCCGCGCAGGAACTCCTGGCTCACGCCTGGACAGCGATCGGGCAGCTGGACAGTCCGCGCGCGCAGGCCCTGGCCCTGATGGCCCTCGCCGACCAGCGGCTCGCGGGCGGGCCGAACCCTGACCGTGACGACGTGGCGCACCGCTACGCCATGAACCTACGCCGCCTGCACGGGGCTCACGCCCGACCCGACTGGCCATGGTTCGAACCGTACCTGAGCTACTCGAACGCGAAGTTGTCTCACGGCCTGCTCGCTTATGGCCGCGCGTATGCGGCGCCGGGCGACATCGCCCTGGGCTTGGAGACGCTCGCCTGGCTGGAAGGCGTGCAGACGGGTCCGCACGGCACCTTCTGGCCGGTGGGCAGCGAACGCGTGTACCGCAGCGGCGAGGCCCGGCCGCTGTGGGACGGCCAGCCCATCGAGGTCTACGCTACGGTCGCCGCCGACCTGGAAGCCTACGCGGTCACGTCCGACGAGCGCTGGCTGGATCTGGCCCGCCGCGCCGTGAACTGGCTGCTGGGCGTGAACCCACTGAGGCAGCCGCTGTTGAACCCGGCGAGCGGTGGCTGCCGCGACGGCCTGCACCGCGACCGCCTGAACATGAACGAGGGCGCCGAGAGCACCCTGGCCCTGTGGCAGAGCGTCGCAGATCTGCGCGCAGCCCAACTCACGCCCAGTGCGGGGACGCTCACCGGTGACTGA
- the murQ gene encoding N-acetylmuramic acid 6-phosphate etherase, giving the protein MSADPRRTEAVHPGLADLDRLSTQELVSAFVDDQQDAVKAVQLASVALGRVVEAALPRLRAGGRLVYAGAGTSGRLGVLDATELTPTFSWPPARAVPLIAGGEVAIRQAVEGAEDDHASGEADVKAAGTGPQDVLIAIAASGTTPYVLGAVRAARQAAALTVGIANNPGTPLLTTADWPVLLDTGPEVISGSTRLKAGTAQKIALNTISSALMVKLGKVYGNLMVDMRASNEKLQGRAVRLVQHATGVDDEQARSALGHADGHVKTAIVMLLLGVDAEGAASRLRETDGHARLALGRP; this is encoded by the coding sequence GTGAGTGCCGATCCCCGCCGCACTGAGGCGGTCCATCCGGGCCTTGCCGACCTGGATCGCCTGAGCACGCAGGAACTGGTCAGCGCGTTCGTGGACGACCAGCAGGACGCCGTGAAAGCCGTTCAGCTGGCCTCGGTGGCCCTCGGCCGCGTGGTCGAGGCCGCCCTGCCGCGCCTGCGCGCCGGAGGCCGGCTGGTCTATGCCGGCGCCGGCACCAGCGGCCGGCTGGGCGTGCTGGACGCCACGGAACTGACTCCCACCTTCTCCTGGCCACCTGCGCGGGCCGTGCCGCTCATCGCGGGCGGCGAGGTCGCCATCCGTCAGGCGGTCGAGGGGGCCGAGGACGACCACGCCTCCGGAGAGGCCGACGTGAAGGCCGCTGGCACCGGCCCGCAGGATGTGCTGATCGCCATCGCTGCCAGCGGCACCACGCCGTATGTCCTGGGAGCGGTGCGCGCGGCCAGACAGGCGGCTGCCCTCACGGTCGGGATCGCGAACAACCCCGGCACGCCCCTGCTGACCACGGCGGACTGGCCGGTGCTGCTCGACACCGGCCCGGAGGTCATCTCCGGAAGTACCCGCCTGAAGGCCGGAACCGCGCAGAAGATCGCGCTGAACACCATTTCCAGCGCCCTGATGGTCAAGCTGGGTAAGGTCTACGGGAACCTGATGGTCGACATGCGGGCCAGCAACGAGAAACTCCAGGGCCGTGCCGTGCGGTTGGTGCAGCACGCGACCGGAGTAGACGACGAGCAGGCCCGGTCGGCCCTGGGCCACGCCGACGGTCACGTGAAAACCGCCATCGTGATGCTGCTCCTCGGGGTGGACGCGGAGGGAGCGGCCTCCCGGCTGCGCGAGACCGACGGCCACGCCCGACTGGCCCTGGGTCGCCCATGA
- a CDS encoding alkaline phosphatase family protein, protein MKPVLTALALAVGLSAQAATSSPVPFDHVFLIVLENTSYAQAIGNPNLPTLNALARTYGLATTYTGVAHPSLPNYVAMISGSTFGSVSDDPTQRFAGDTLPLQLERAGLDWKGYFQGLPSTGWDGGAAGAYGKKHNPFMLSAEIAGSPARRAKVVSLDPLQGDLTSGHVPAFSLIVPDVCHDLHGAVTCPPGRTLQRAGDRFVKTWTDAILASPAWTGRSAIVITFDEGSDDAGGGGTVATVVVTTSGPRGVKSRVPYNHYSLLRTLEDAWGLPPLRQAAQATPMTDLFGP, encoded by the coding sequence GTGAAACCCGTTCTCACTGCCCTCGCGCTCGCAGTGGGCCTGAGCGCTCAGGCCGCCACGTCCTCCCCCGTGCCGTTCGATCACGTGTTCCTGATCGTGCTGGAGAACACCAGTTACGCGCAGGCGATCGGGAACCCGAACCTGCCCACCCTGAATGCCCTGGCACGCACCTACGGGCTGGCCACGACCTACACCGGAGTTGCGCACCCCAGCCTGCCGAATTACGTGGCCATGATCAGCGGCTCCACTTTCGGCAGCGTCTCCGACGACCCCACGCAGCGCTTTGCAGGTGACACCCTGCCCCTGCAGCTGGAACGCGCCGGGCTCGACTGGAAGGGGTACTTCCAGGGGCTTCCCAGCACCGGGTGGGACGGCGGCGCGGCCGGCGCCTACGGCAAGAAGCACAACCCCTTCATGCTCTCGGCGGAGATCGCGGGCAGTCCGGCCCGGCGCGCGAAGGTGGTGTCGCTCGATCCCCTTCAGGGCGACCTGACATCCGGACACGTGCCCGCCTTCAGTCTGATCGTGCCGGACGTGTGCCATGACCTGCACGGTGCAGTGACCTGCCCGCCGGGCCGCACGCTGCAGCGCGCGGGCGACCGCTTCGTGAAGACGTGGACGGACGCGATTCTGGCCTCCCCGGCGTGGACAGGGCGATCGGCCATCGTGATCACCTTCGACGAGGGCAGCGATGATGCCGGCGGGGGCGGCACGGTTGCCACGGTGGTGGTCACGACCTCGGGGCCACGGGGCGTGAAGTCCCGCGTTCCGTACAACCACTATTCGCTGCTGCGAACCCTGGAGGACGCCTGGGGGCTCCCGCCACTGCGGCAGGCGGCCCAGGCCACTCCGATGACCGACCTGTTCGGGCCGTAG
- a CDS encoding glycosyltransferase family 4 protein: MTERAVLERPGIQHPLARHPVEDRPVRIGMLAPIAWRVPPRHYGPWERVVSLLTEGLVAAGADVTLYATQDALTSARLSAVVPTPYEETPGMDVKVWEGLHLAHAFNAAEQVDIVHNHADFLPLMFASLVDIPTVTTIHGFSGAAILPAYTAYADRVHFVSISDADRSPNLPYIATVYHGIDLAEFTFRAQPQQPPYAAFLGRIHPDKGAADAIRVARAAGLPLKIAGIIHDRAYFEREVEPHLGADITFLGSVDPAGRNALLGGAAALLHLIHFDEPFGLSVLEAMACGTPVIAYGRGSMRELIEDGVSGRVVPDEAGAVAALHALDGLDRAAVRAHAATFSVERMVDGYLQVYRQLIAARVSS, encoded by the coding sequence GTGACTGAGCGTGCGGTGCTGGAGCGGCCGGGCATTCAGCATCCGCTGGCCCGGCACCCCGTAGAGGATCGGCCGGTGCGGATCGGGATGCTCGCCCCCATCGCGTGGCGCGTTCCCCCCAGGCACTACGGGCCGTGGGAGCGGGTGGTCTCGCTGCTCACCGAGGGACTCGTTGCCGCTGGAGCCGACGTGACCCTCTACGCCACCCAGGACGCCCTGACCTCGGCCCGGCTCAGCGCAGTCGTGCCCACTCCCTACGAGGAGACGCCGGGGATGGACGTGAAGGTCTGGGAGGGGCTGCACCTCGCGCATGCCTTCAATGCCGCCGAACAGGTGGACATCGTGCACAACCATGCGGACTTCCTGCCGCTGATGTTCGCGTCGCTGGTGGACATTCCCACGGTCACGACCATCCACGGCTTCTCCGGCGCGGCGATCCTGCCCGCGTACACCGCCTACGCGGATCGCGTGCACTTCGTGAGCATCAGTGACGCCGATCGCTCGCCGAACCTGCCGTACATCGCCACGGTGTACCACGGCATCGACCTGGCCGAGTTCACGTTCCGGGCCCAGCCGCAGCAGCCTCCCTACGCGGCCTTCCTGGGCCGGATCCATCCGGACAAGGGCGCGGCCGACGCCATCCGCGTGGCCCGCGCCGCCGGCCTGCCGCTGAAGATCGCGGGCATCATCCATGACCGCGCGTACTTCGAGCGGGAGGTTGAGCCCCACCTCGGCGCGGACATCACCTTCCTCGGCTCGGTCGATCCGGCCGGGCGGAATGCACTGCTGGGCGGCGCGGCGGCGCTGCTGCACCTGATCCATTTCGATGAGCCCTTCGGCCTCTCGGTGCTGGAGGCCATGGCCTGTGGTACCCCGGTCATCGCCTACGGGCGCGGCAGTATGAGAGAACTGATCGAGGACGGGGTGAGCGGCCGGGTCGTGCCCGACGAGGCTGGGGCGGTGGCCGCGCTTCACGCGCTGGACGGCCTCGACCGCGCCGCCGTTCGTGCCCACGCCGCCACCTTCAGCGTGGAGCGGATGGTCGACGGGTACCTGCAGGTCTACCGGCAGCTCATCGCTGCCAGGGTTTCGTCATGA
- a CDS encoding serine hydrolase, whose amino-acid sequence MIPEVTRSLLETAIDGGGLPGAALGVVDARGAAQTLVLGLAQRDPDARALTADHLFDLASLTKPLFTARELLRAVAAGSVDLDDDLGTFLPELAWMQDTPLRTRSLRQLLTHTAGLPAWAPLYTWGDAATIRARVLQEPWTMRDPGEVVYSDLGYILLGRVLERVHGRPLRDFPLDAGLTFAPEAARSVATERCAWRERMLRGEVHDENAGALGGVSGHAGLFGTLGGVLRQAELILRGGWLPAAAQDAALRPAAPGRTLTFVQAQAGWSGGSLASPLAVGHTGFTGTGLWVDHARGLAWVLLTNRVHPTRHSGFDIQGLRRAVGNTLLAPRD is encoded by the coding sequence ATGATTCCCGAGGTCACCCGAAGCCTGCTGGAGACCGCGATCGACGGGGGCGGGCTGCCCGGCGCCGCCCTGGGCGTCGTGGACGCGCGCGGCGCCGCTCAGACGCTGGTGCTGGGTCTCGCCCAGCGCGATCCGGACGCCAGGGCGCTCACAGCAGATCATCTGTTCGACCTGGCAAGCCTGACCAAACCGCTGTTCACGGCCCGTGAGCTGCTCCGCGCCGTGGCCGCCGGCAGCGTCGACCTCGACGATGACCTCGGCACCTTCCTGCCGGAGCTCGCGTGGATGCAGGACACGCCGCTCCGGACGAGATCCCTGCGGCAGCTTCTCACACACACCGCTGGCCTGCCCGCGTGGGCACCGCTGTACACCTGGGGCGACGCGGCCACCATCCGCGCGCGCGTGCTGCAGGAACCCTGGACCATGCGCGATCCCGGGGAGGTCGTGTACTCGGATCTGGGGTACATCCTGCTGGGCCGCGTGCTGGAGCGGGTACACGGCCGGCCCCTGCGCGACTTCCCGCTCGACGCCGGCCTGACCTTCGCCCCGGAGGCCGCACGTTCCGTCGCCACGGAACGCTGTGCGTGGCGGGAGCGGATGCTGCGCGGCGAGGTGCACGACGAGAACGCCGGGGCACTGGGCGGCGTCTCCGGCCACGCGGGGCTGTTCGGCACGCTGGGCGGCGTCCTGCGGCAGGCGGAACTCATCCTGCGCGGTGGCTGGCTCCCGGCCGCCGCGCAGGACGCCGCGCTCCGCCCGGCCGCCCCCGGCCGCACCCTGACCTTCGTGCAGGCGCAGGCCGGCTGGAGCGGCGGCAGTCTCGCCAGCCCCCTGGCGGTCGGTCACACGGGCTTCACCGGCACCGGGCTGTGGGTGGATCACGCCCGCGGCCTGGCCTGGGTGCTGCTCACCAACCGCGTGCATCCCACCCGGCACTCCGGCTTCGATATCCAGGGCCTGCGCCGCGCCGTGGGCAATACCCTGCTCGCCCCCAGGGACTAA